In Fructilactobacillus cliffordii, a single genomic region encodes these proteins:
- a CDS encoding aspartate kinase — MKVVKFGGSSLADATQFEKIIHIIQQDPERRAIVVSAPGTRFKGDIKVTDLLIQYSEAVKKRAAVADLQAEIIARYQNIAEHFNVPAAVMDHIQAVIQGLATQTYPDYAHQLATFKAHGEYLNAYLLSQILVKLGLPTQFMDPKEIGFNVAGPVNDAHVTDDTYDHLATYRDNPDYMVFPGFFGINEDDGTIATFSRGGSDITGSIVAKGLHAEVYENFTDVNAIYSVDPHIVSQPKGIQTMTYREMRELSYAGFSVFHDEALLPAIDAQIPINVKNTNQPDLPGTLIVPEKGFKPKGFITGVASSKGFSALYLHRYLLNKEVGFTLKLLQILYKYGISYEHMPSGIDDLTIIFDNKQLTPQKVKAMCNDIRNELHPDQLEWIDHYAIIMIVGEGMQLSPNTIEKIIRPLTDHNINIHMINEGASKISIMLGTDEADAQKSVKLIYQHFFDNNRIFNY; from the coding sequence ATGAAAGTAGTTAAATTTGGGGGCAGTTCGTTAGCGGACGCCACCCAGTTCGAAAAAATCATCCACATTATCCAACAAGATCCAGAGCGCCGGGCCATCGTAGTTTCGGCCCCCGGAACCCGGTTTAAGGGCGACATCAAGGTTACGGACTTACTGATTCAGTATTCAGAAGCAGTAAAAAAACGGGCCGCCGTAGCCGACCTACAAGCAGAAATCATTGCCCGGTATCAAAACATTGCCGAACATTTTAACGTACCGGCAGCCGTCATGGACCACATTCAAGCGGTCATTCAGGGCTTAGCTACCCAAACTTATCCAGATTACGCCCACCAACTAGCAACTTTTAAAGCCCATGGTGAGTATCTGAACGCCTACCTGTTAAGTCAGATTCTAGTCAAGCTCGGACTTCCCACCCAGTTCATGGACCCTAAAGAAATCGGCTTTAACGTGGCTGGCCCCGTCAACGATGCCCACGTTACAGATGACACTTACGACCACCTTGCCACTTACCGAGACAATCCCGACTACATGGTTTTTCCCGGCTTCTTTGGAATTAATGAGGATGATGGGACGATTGCAACCTTCTCGCGGGGTGGATCTGACATTACCGGTTCGATTGTCGCCAAGGGGCTGCACGCCGAAGTTTACGAGAACTTTACGGACGTCAACGCGATTTACTCGGTTGATCCTCACATTGTTTCCCAACCCAAGGGAATCCAAACGATGACCTACCGGGAAATGCGAGAACTGTCCTACGCCGGATTTTCCGTCTTTCACGACGAGGCGTTGCTTCCGGCCATCGATGCTCAGATTCCAATTAACGTCAAAAACACCAACCAACCGGATTTACCCGGAACCTTGATTGTGCCGGAAAAGGGCTTTAAACCAAAGGGCTTTATCACCGGGGTAGCCAGTTCAAAGGGCTTTTCCGCCCTCTACCTACACCGCTATCTGCTCAACAAGGAAGTCGGTTTCACCCTAAAACTGCTCCAAATTTTGTACAAATACGGGATTTCTTACGAACACATGCCATCTGGGATTGACGATTTAACCATCATCTTTGATAACAAGCAGCTGACCCCACAAAAGGTCAAGGCGATGTGCAATGACATCAGAAACGAACTCCATCCTGACCAGTTAGAATGGATTGACCACTATGCCATCATTATGATCGTCGGCGAAGGGATGCAACTGAGTCCAAACACGATTGAAAAAATCATCCGCCCCCTGACCGACCACAACATTAACATTCACATGATTAACGAAGGTGCTTCCAAAATCTCAATTATGCTGGGCACCGATGAGGCTGATGCACAAAAATCGGTCAAACTCATCTACCAGCACTTCTTTGATAACAACCGGATTTTTAATTACTAA
- the dapF gene encoding diaminopimelate epimerase: MPTLRKVHGSENRFFILDRTQFDPEPTLDQISQLAVQLKQSDDDRFNDIDGILVVDHSDHLGCTGKMTVVNADGSIASMCGNGLRTVARYLAEQSGQTKFLVETQDADLHVEQAETLAPEVPAFGVEIAPVRFNAAAFPFAELDGNTVLNRPLPQLAPDLDFTAIAVPNPHLISFMDHETLTGGLQSQLGPYLNGQNPYFPDGVNLNFAEILGPDELFVKTYERGVGFTNACGTGMTATSLAYVLNHDQGDFDHVVTVYNPGGMVKVHVARTGQDYALRLIANATTLGNWTIGDNALLNGQFDQGDYQPTTEEIAYQNWVKSLQTN; encoded by the coding sequence ATGCCAACTTTACGCAAAGTCCATGGCTCTGAAAATCGCTTTTTCATCTTGGATCGGACTCAATTCGATCCTGAACCCACCCTCGACCAAATTTCACAGTTAGCCGTGCAGCTAAAACAAAGTGACGACGACCGTTTTAACGATATCGACGGCATCCTAGTCGTTGATCACTCCGACCATCTGGGGTGTACCGGCAAGATGACGGTAGTTAACGCTGACGGTAGTATTGCTTCCATGTGTGGAAACGGCTTGCGGACGGTCGCTCGCTACCTTGCCGAACAAAGTGGTCAAACGAAATTTTTAGTCGAAACCCAAGACGCTGATTTACATGTGGAACAAGCTGAAACATTAGCACCGGAAGTACCAGCATTTGGGGTCGAAATTGCCCCGGTGCGTTTCAACGCGGCTGCCTTTCCGTTTGCAGAACTTGACGGCAACACGGTCTTAAACCGACCGTTGCCCCAACTTGCCCCAGACCTTGATTTTACCGCGATTGCAGTTCCTAATCCCCACTTGATTAGTTTCATGGACCACGAAACTTTAACCGGTGGTTTACAGTCCCAATTAGGTCCCTACTTAAACGGCCAAAACCCGTACTTTCCTGACGGAGTAAACCTCAACTTTGCCGAAATTCTAGGTCCGGACGAACTCTTCGTCAAAACCTACGAACGGGGCGTGGGCTTCACTAATGCCTGTGGAACTGGAATGACCGCTACCAGTCTCGCCTACGTTTTAAACCACGACCAGGGCGACTTTGACCACGTCGTAACCGTTTACAATCCGGGCGGAATGGTGAAGGTTCACGTGGCGCGGACTGGTCAGGATTACGCACTGCGCTTGATTGCCAATGCCACCACTCTCGGCAACTGGACCATTGGCGATAACGCCCTCTTGAACGGTCAGTTTGACCAAGGTGATTACCAACCCACCACGGAAGAAATTGCTTACCAAAATTGGGTCAAATCACTGCAAACTAACTAA